A genomic window from Exiguobacterium acetylicum DSM 20416 includes:
- a CDS encoding electron transfer flavoprotein subunit beta/FixA family protein — MEIYVLLKRTFDTEEAIQLENGQIDEDGAEFIINPYDEYAVEEAIRVRDAQGGTVTVVTVGPEDADKELRTALAMGADQAVRISIEDDIEEADHFTISEVLAGYLKEQTVDLVIAGNVAVDGGSGQVAPRVAELLDIPYVTTITKLELDGTKAIVTRDAEGDTETIETTLPLLVTAQQGLNEPRYPSLPGIMKAKKKPLEELELDDLELDEDELAPRLETIERFLPPNKAAGKILEGELNEQVAQLASLLRNEAKVV; from the coding sequence ATGGAAATCTATGTACTGTTGAAACGCACATTCGATACGGAAGAAGCAATCCAACTCGAGAATGGTCAAATCGATGAGGATGGCGCTGAGTTCATCATTAACCCATACGATGAGTATGCGGTAGAAGAAGCGATTCGTGTCCGTGATGCACAAGGGGGAACGGTGACGGTCGTGACGGTCGGACCGGAAGATGCGGATAAGGAATTACGAACAGCACTCGCAATGGGAGCGGATCAAGCCGTTCGTATCTCGATTGAAGATGACATCGAAGAGGCAGATCATTTCACGATTTCTGAAGTGCTCGCTGGTTATTTGAAGGAACAGACAGTCGATCTCGTCATCGCTGGGAACGTCGCAGTCGATGGCGGAAGTGGTCAAGTGGCACCGCGCGTCGCAGAATTACTCGATATTCCTTACGTGACGACGATCACGAAACTAGAGCTCGACGGTACGAAAGCTATCGTGACACGCGACGCTGAAGGGGATACAGAGACGATTGAAACGACGCTTCCGTTACTTGTAACTGCGCAACAAGGATTGAACGAGCCACGTTATCCAAGTCTTCCGGGGATCATGAAAGCGAAGAAGAAGCCGCTAGAAGAACTCGAACTCGATGATCTCGAACTTGATGAAGACGAACTCGCACCACGTCTAGAAACGATTGAGCGTTTCTTACCACCGAACAAAGCAGCCGGTAAGATCCTTGAAGGTGAACTAAACGAGCAAGTCGCGCAACTCGCATCATTATTACGCAACGAAGCAAAAGTGGTCTAA
- a CDS encoding TetR/AcrR family transcriptional regulator — protein MKRTMSKSDRIIDAAVKVIAKNGYHGAKVTAIAKEAGVADGTIYLYFKNKEHLLISLFQAKMGSFIEYSEGQIASHTSATEQLAALIEAHLEQLSVDYDLAVVTQIELRQSNQDMRQNIAAVLKPYLHLIDRVVKHGMTTGEFSNELDYRLARQMIFGTIDEVVTSWMASGFKYELLETRDGIHRMLIKGLS, from the coding sequence ATGAAACGAACAATGTCAAAGAGTGACCGCATCATTGATGCCGCCGTAAAAGTCATCGCCAAGAACGGCTACCATGGAGCGAAAGTGACTGCCATCGCAAAGGAAGCCGGGGTTGCGGATGGAACAATCTATCTGTACTTCAAGAATAAAGAACATCTCTTGATTTCGCTATTCCAAGCGAAAATGGGAAGCTTCATCGAATATTCCGAAGGACAAATCGCGAGCCATACATCAGCGACGGAACAATTGGCAGCATTGATCGAGGCACACCTCGAGCAATTATCCGTCGACTATGATTTAGCGGTCGTCACGCAGATCGAGTTGCGTCAATCGAACCAAGACATGCGTCAAAACATCGCTGCTGTCTTGAAACCGTACTTGCATCTGATTGACCGGGTCGTCAAGCACGGGATGACGACAGGTGAGTTTTCAAACGAACTCGATTATCGATTGGCACGTCAGATGATTTTCGGAACGATCGATGAGGTCGTGACGAGCTGGATGGCAAGTGGATTCAAATATGAGTTGCTTGAGACACGCGACGGGATTCATCGGATGTTGATCAAAGGGCTGAGTTAA
- a CDS encoding AMP-binding protein: MESVWLSDYPEQVPASIDYRELPLYQALDEAATDFPEQRALSFLGKRMTFLEVRDEARALGSLLQEHGLKKGDRVGLMLPNCPQYMISYYAVLYAGGIVVQVNPLYTDRELEQILVDSGAHMLVTLDLLYPKASRVKAATTLKTVVTTSIADYLPFPKNKLYPIKARKDNNIIIDTTGSIPFLSLRGYEPITPVAIQPKEDVAVLQYTGGTTGAPKGVMLTHFNLSANVEQIDNWFYKYNRGDGRKLLAVVPYFHVYGMTCNLNFGIFNAYEQIIVPKFDIEQVLKTIHKEKPNLFPGAPTMYVGLLNHPKLKKYDLSSIEACISGSAPLPVEVQEKFEALTGGRIVEGYGLSETSPVTHTNCIWDRRIPGTVGIPVPDTQAKIVQADGETPAAPGEIGEIIVTGPQVMKGYWKRPEDTQAVLRNGWLHTGDLGYIGEDHYFRIVDRKKDLIIASGFNIYPREVEEILYEHPAVKEAVVIGVPDVYRGETVKAFIVVKDEMTVTEEELDQFCRKQLASFKVPKQYEFRQELPKTFVGKILRRVLVEEERAKQLEESS, from the coding sequence ATGGAATCCGTTTGGTTATCTGATTATCCCGAGCAAGTACCCGCATCGATTGATTATCGAGAATTACCTCTTTATCAGGCACTCGATGAGGCAGCGACCGATTTTCCAGAACAACGTGCCTTGAGTTTCTTAGGAAAACGTATGACGTTTCTTGAAGTACGTGACGAAGCTCGCGCACTTGGGAGCCTATTACAAGAGCACGGACTAAAAAAAGGGGATCGCGTCGGACTGATGTTACCGAACTGTCCCCAGTATATGATCAGTTATTATGCTGTCCTCTATGCAGGTGGTATCGTCGTCCAAGTGAACCCACTCTATACAGACCGTGAACTTGAACAGATTCTCGTCGATTCAGGAGCACACATGCTCGTGACGCTCGATCTACTTTATCCAAAAGCGTCTCGTGTCAAGGCGGCGACGACACTCAAGACGGTTGTGACGACAAGTATCGCGGATTACCTTCCCTTCCCTAAAAATAAACTGTACCCGATTAAAGCACGGAAAGATAACAACATCATCATTGATACGACGGGTTCGATTCCGTTTTTATCTTTGCGAGGTTATGAGCCGATTACACCAGTCGCGATTCAACCGAAGGAGGACGTCGCGGTTCTCCAATATACGGGTGGAACGACAGGCGCTCCAAAAGGTGTCATGTTGACACACTTCAACTTGAGTGCAAACGTCGAACAGATCGACAACTGGTTCTATAAATACAATCGAGGAGATGGACGGAAGCTGTTAGCGGTCGTTCCTTATTTCCATGTCTATGGCATGACATGTAACCTCAATTTCGGCATATTTAATGCCTATGAACAAATCATCGTTCCGAAATTCGATATCGAACAGGTTCTCAAGACGATTCATAAGGAAAAACCGAATCTGTTCCCAGGTGCTCCGACGATGTATGTCGGTCTATTGAATCATCCGAAACTGAAGAAGTATGATCTCTCTTCGATTGAAGCCTGTATTTCTGGTTCTGCTCCACTACCAGTCGAAGTGCAGGAAAAATTCGAAGCGCTGACGGGTGGGCGGATTGTTGAAGGATACGGTCTGTCTGAAACGAGCCCGGTGACGCATACGAACTGTATCTGGGATCGTCGCATTCCTGGAACGGTCGGTATTCCGGTACCCGATACGCAAGCGAAAATCGTCCAAGCGGACGGAGAGACACCAGCTGCTCCGGGTGAGATTGGCGAGATTATCGTCACAGGTCCGCAAGTCATGAAAGGATACTGGAAACGACCAGAAGATACGCAAGCGGTACTTCGAAACGGTTGGTTGCATACAGGAGACCTTGGATATATCGGTGAGGATCATTACTTCCGAATCGTCGATCGGAAAAAAGATTTAATCATTGCTTCCGGATTCAACATTTATCCACGTGAAGTCGAAGAAATCCTATATGAACACCCAGCTGTCAAAGAAGCGGTCGTCATCGGTGTTCCAGATGTCTACCGAGGCGAGACCGTCAAGGCGTTCATCGTCGTCAAGGATGAGATGACGGTCACGGAAGAAGAGCTCGATCAATTCTGTCGTAAACAGTTAGCATCGTTCAAAGTGCCAAAGCAGTATGAATTCCGGCAAGAGTTACCGAAGACGTTCGTTGGTAAGATCCTCCGCCGTGTTCTCGTTGAAGAAGAACGTGCTAAACAACTCGAAGAAAGCAGTTGA
- a CDS encoding YitT family protein, whose translation MNVRKTSTTTETRRRAFEAMQLISWKDIFWVIIGSAILAFGINYFTIPNDLSEGGLIGITVIFYYLYGWDTGLVSLIANALLFIVGYRFLSRKTMLYSVISVAVTSFVLSSTASLATSSDSRLIGTVYAGILIGVGIGLVIRAGGTTGGGVIIARLMNKYLNLSIAVSMFIIDVAVVGASGFLFGEETMLYTLIAIIIGSYLIDLVSEGLNVREAVTIISHRQEEIATILTETLGRSATVIHSHGHFTKQKNDMLYMIVDKRQLAPLKQIVEAADPRAFVVIHKVREVIGEGFTYPSR comes from the coding sequence ATGAACGTACGAAAAACATCAACAACGACAGAAACGAGACGCCGTGCTTTTGAGGCGATGCAATTGATTTCTTGGAAGGACATCTTTTGGGTCATCATCGGGTCGGCGATTCTCGCCTTTGGAATCAACTACTTTACGATTCCGAACGATCTTTCAGAAGGCGGATTAATCGGGATCACGGTCATCTTCTACTATCTCTATGGCTGGGATACGGGACTTGTTTCCCTGATTGCGAACGCCTTGCTGTTCATCGTCGGTTATCGATTCCTCAGTCGGAAGACGATGCTTTACTCCGTCATCTCGGTCGCCGTCACATCATTTGTCCTCTCCTCGACTGCTAGTCTTGCGACATCATCTGACAGCCGTTTAATCGGTACGGTCTATGCGGGAATTCTGATTGGCGTCGGAATCGGACTTGTCATTCGTGCTGGAGGAACTACGGGCGGCGGAGTGATCATCGCTCGACTGATGAATAAGTACTTGAATCTCAGTATCGCGGTCTCGATGTTCATCATCGATGTCGCGGTCGTCGGTGCATCAGGATTTCTGTTCGGAGAAGAAACGATGCTGTACACGTTGATTGCGATCATCATCGGCTCGTATTTGATTGATCTCGTCAGCGAAGGATTGAATGTCCGCGAAGCGGTCACGATCATCAGTCATCGCCAAGAGGAAATCGCGACGATCTTGACAGAGACGCTCGGTCGTAGCGCGACGGTCATCCACAGTCACGGTCATTTCACGAAACAAAAGAATGATATGTTGTATATGATCGTCGATAAACGACAACTGGCACCGTTGAAACAGATCGTCGAAGCAGCGGATCCCCGCGCCTTCGTCGTCATTCATAAAGTGCGCGAAGTCATTGGTGAAGGATTCACGTATCCATCTCGGTAA
- a CDS encoding DUF350 domain-containing protein, with product MNIFENVYVYTTALYSVAGLLIILGLALFELTTRYKNWEHIKSGNIAVALATGGKIIGLANIVHFAVQGEERVGSIFLESAFGFLLLISTYWIFEFLTPNLPVDREIENGNIAVGIISCALSIGMSYVIGSALVG from the coding sequence ATGAACATTTTTGAGAACGTCTATGTCTATACGACAGCGCTCTATTCGGTCGCGGGATTACTGATCATTTTAGGACTTGCACTTTTTGAGTTGACAACCCGGTATAAAAACTGGGAACATATCAAGAGTGGCAACATCGCCGTTGCGTTAGCAACAGGTGGAAAAATCATCGGACTCGCCAATATCGTTCATTTCGCTGTTCAAGGGGAAGAACGGGTCGGGTCGATATTTCTTGAAAGTGCTTTTGGCTTCTTACTGTTAATATCGACATACTGGATCTTTGAATTCCTGACACCGAATTTGCCGGTAGACCGTGAAATCGAGAATGGCAACATTGCTGTCGGTATCATTTCATGTGCCTTATCGATCGGCATGTCCTACGTCATCGGATCAGCGTTAGTGGGGTGA
- a CDS encoding endonuclease MutS2: MNANALRVLEYEKLKENMLSFTASSLGAQFVRAMRPAEEFEQVKELLAVTTEATTVYRLRDRYPFGGLTDVRSEVKRAEIGSVLSTSELLSVADVVYSGRQVKAFQERLHEDHADLRLPRLDSRIEQITKLVEIEQGIRHAIDDQGTVQDSASDKLRALRSQLRSLEGQVRSKIDSVLRSKAKMLSDAIVTMRNDRYCVPVKQEYRQAFGGIVHDQSASGATLFIEPQAVVSANNEIQEARLKERAEIERILAQLSALVGSVGDSLRINLDVLAELDFIMAKALYGHQIGAVEPRLNENRHIILKEARHPFIPKEEVVPITVSLGGDFTSLVITGPNTGGKTVTLKTIGLLQLMVQSGLYVPAADETELSVFDAIYADIGDEQSIEQNLSTFSSHMTNIVSMMEKIDFMSLVLFDELGAGTDPTEGAALAIAILDEVKRRGARVAATTHYSELKAYGYNREGVVNASMEFDVESLSPTYRLLIGVPGRSNAFEISKRLGLEDRIIDAARGQIGSDAQSVETMIERLEEAKQRAETLEAQLLEEKKRLVAEREQFEQEQAEIQEEKNEILAKAEEKAARAVERAQKEAEGVIKRLKELRDAGAVKEHELIEARKKLEDAKPSLQEKRIAKVKAKYDQTPRFDKGEEVKVTTFNQKGYIINQQANGEYTVQVGIMKVNVKPEDLAKIGSTPKRPQTKGRSGGTSVTKQSAPSAELDLRGVRVEEGLSKLERFMDQALLSNYDHIRVIHGLGTGAMRQGVQEFLKGHRHVKGHRLGGQGEGGHGVTIIELK; encoded by the coding sequence ATGAATGCCAACGCATTACGCGTCTTAGAATATGAGAAGTTAAAAGAAAACATGTTATCGTTCACGGCAAGCTCACTGGGTGCACAGTTCGTTCGAGCGATGCGTCCAGCGGAAGAGTTTGAGCAGGTCAAGGAATTATTGGCTGTCACGACGGAAGCAACGACGGTCTATCGGTTGCGTGACCGTTATCCGTTCGGTGGATTGACAGATGTCCGCAGTGAAGTCAAACGAGCAGAGATTGGTTCGGTCCTCTCGACGAGTGAACTCTTATCCGTCGCAGACGTCGTTTATTCAGGACGTCAAGTAAAGGCGTTCCAGGAACGATTGCATGAGGATCACGCGGATCTACGATTACCACGACTCGATAGTCGCATCGAACAGATCACGAAGCTTGTTGAGATCGAACAAGGGATCCGTCATGCCATCGACGATCAGGGAACTGTCCAAGATTCGGCAAGTGATAAACTACGAGCGTTACGTAGTCAGTTACGCTCGCTCGAAGGACAAGTTCGTTCAAAAATCGATAGTGTCTTACGCAGTAAAGCGAAGATGCTGTCTGACGCCATCGTGACGATGCGAAATGATCGCTATTGTGTTCCGGTCAAACAAGAATACCGTCAAGCGTTCGGCGGAATCGTCCACGATCAGTCGGCGTCCGGTGCGACGTTGTTCATCGAACCACAAGCTGTCGTCTCTGCAAACAACGAGATCCAAGAAGCGCGTTTGAAAGAACGAGCTGAAATCGAACGAATCCTTGCCCAACTGTCGGCACTTGTCGGGAGTGTCGGTGATTCGCTGCGCATCAATCTCGATGTACTAGCAGAACTCGATTTCATCATGGCGAAAGCATTATACGGTCATCAGATTGGTGCTGTCGAACCACGCTTGAATGAAAATCGCCATATCATTCTGAAGGAAGCACGACATCCCTTCATTCCAAAAGAAGAGGTCGTACCGATCACTGTCTCGCTGGGTGGCGATTTTACATCCCTCGTCATCACTGGTCCGAACACCGGTGGTAAGACGGTTACCTTAAAGACGATCGGTCTTCTGCAATTGATGGTGCAATCAGGTCTATACGTACCGGCCGCAGATGAGACGGAGCTCAGTGTCTTCGATGCGATTTATGCTGATATCGGGGATGAACAGTCGATTGAACAAAACTTATCGACGTTTAGTTCGCACATGACGAACATCGTCTCGATGATGGAAAAAATCGATTTCATGAGTTTAGTGCTGTTTGATGAATTAGGGGCAGGAACGGATCCGACAGAAGGAGCTGCCTTGGCGATCGCGATTCTTGATGAAGTAAAACGCCGCGGAGCGCGCGTTGCAGCGACGACACACTATTCGGAATTAAAAGCATATGGCTATAACCGAGAAGGGGTCGTCAATGCATCGATGGAATTCGATGTCGAATCACTCAGTCCGACGTATCGCTTACTCATCGGTGTACCCGGACGCTCGAACGCATTCGAGATTTCAAAACGTCTTGGACTCGAAGATCGGATCATCGATGCGGCACGTGGTCAAATCGGTAGCGACGCACAGTCCGTCGAAACGATGATTGAACGACTGGAAGAAGCAAAACAACGTGCTGAAACGTTAGAAGCGCAGTTGCTTGAAGAGAAGAAGCGACTTGTTGCGGAGCGTGAGCAATTCGAGCAAGAACAAGCCGAGATTCAAGAAGAGAAAAACGAGATTTTGGCAAAAGCAGAAGAAAAAGCAGCACGTGCAGTCGAACGTGCTCAAAAAGAAGCAGAAGGCGTCATTAAACGTTTGAAAGAATTACGTGATGCTGGTGCCGTCAAAGAGCACGAACTGATCGAAGCACGTAAAAAACTTGAAGATGCGAAGCCAAGTCTGCAAGAAAAGCGGATCGCTAAAGTGAAAGCAAAATACGATCAAACGCCACGTTTTGATAAAGGCGAAGAAGTCAAAGTCACAACCTTCAATCAAAAAGGCTATATCATCAACCAACAGGCGAACGGCGAGTACACCGTTCAAGTCGGCATCATGAAGGTGAACGTCAAACCGGAAGATCTTGCGAAGATCGGCAGTACTCCAAAACGTCCGCAAACAAAAGGGCGTTCTGGTGGCACGAGTGTGACGAAACAATCGGCGCCTTCAGCTGAACTGGATTTACGTGGCGTCCGTGTTGAAGAAGGATTATCGAAGCTCGAACGCTTCATGGACCAAGCTTTGTTATCGAACTACGACCATATTCGCGTCATTCATGGTCTAGGCACGGGAGCGATGCGTCAAGGTGTCCAAGAATTCTTAAAAGGTCATCGTCACGTCAAAGGTCACCGCTTAGGTGGCCAAGGTGAAGGCGGACACGGTGTGACGATCATCGAACTGAAATGA
- the polX gene encoding DNA polymerase/3'-5' exonuclease PolX yields MRTIQDAMRHLERISVYLEVKGENPFKINAFRKAASILEASDADFMAIDDFTAMKGIGKGTAAVLEEYRETGTSTALTELEQEVPEGLIALLKIPGLGGKKLAKLHEVGVIDADSFAEKLADGTVEAMPGFGKKTVEKYVKALETFETRPERLPYGVMRKVVAELNQTLASFDEIIRFEVGGSFRRAEETCKDLDFILSTNEPERIKEQLLELSLIDEVIAAGSTKVSLVLKRDVHYIAVDFRIVDDAAYASTLHHFTGSKDHNVRMRQLAKERGESISEYGVETEQGLVQPKTEEELFARYDLPFIAPELRAGRHEFEQDLSRLLTEQDIQADVHMHTTWSDGTLSVEELVDACAARGYTWMAITDHSKYMKFVNGLTEERLRAQRVEIEAARKKHPEMTILCGVEMDILPDGSLDYEDDFLKEMDYVIASIHSKFDQTEEEIMQRLENACRNPYVSLIAHPTGRIIGRREGYAVNVDRLIELAAETGTALEMNANPARFDLTASSLAKAKAAGVKILINTDTHRPEMLEDMKLGVLHARKAYLEASDVINTWGAEEALAFFGRKRLGVD; encoded by the coding sequence ATGCGTACGATTCAAGATGCAATGCGTCACTTGGAACGAATCTCAGTTTACCTAGAGGTTAAAGGGGAAAATCCGTTTAAGATCAATGCTTTTCGAAAAGCAGCAAGTATCCTCGAGGCATCGGATGCTGACTTCATGGCAATCGACGATTTTACGGCGATGAAGGGGATTGGTAAAGGAACGGCTGCTGTTCTTGAAGAGTACCGGGAAACAGGAACGAGTACGGCACTGACGGAACTCGAACAAGAAGTACCGGAAGGACTGATCGCTTTACTAAAGATTCCAGGTCTTGGTGGGAAGAAACTTGCTAAATTACATGAAGTCGGCGTTATTGATGCGGATTCCTTTGCAGAGAAATTAGCGGATGGTACAGTCGAAGCGATGCCTGGATTCGGTAAGAAGACGGTCGAAAAGTACGTCAAAGCGCTCGAAACGTTTGAAACACGACCGGAACGATTACCGTATGGTGTCATGCGAAAGGTCGTTGCGGAATTAAATCAGACCCTTGCGTCGTTCGATGAAATCATTCGCTTCGAAGTTGGTGGAAGCTTCCGCCGAGCAGAAGAGACGTGCAAGGACCTTGATTTCATCCTCTCGACGAACGAACCGGAACGGATCAAGGAGCAACTCTTGGAACTGTCGCTGATCGATGAAGTCATCGCTGCCGGCAGCACGAAAGTATCACTCGTCTTAAAACGAGACGTTCATTATATCGCGGTTGATTTCCGAATCGTCGATGACGCGGCGTACGCATCCACATTACATCACTTCACGGGTTCGAAGGATCACAATGTTCGGATGCGTCAACTCGCGAAAGAACGAGGAGAGAGCATTTCTGAATATGGCGTTGAGACCGAACAAGGATTAGTCCAACCGAAGACGGAAGAAGAATTGTTTGCGCGGTACGACTTACCGTTCATCGCACCTGAATTACGAGCAGGGCGGCACGAGTTTGAACAGGATTTGTCACGCCTTTTGACGGAACAGGACATCCAAGCGGATGTACACATGCATACGACATGGTCAGATGGAACATTATCCGTTGAAGAACTAGTCGATGCGTGTGCTGCACGAGGGTATACATGGATGGCGATCACCGACCATAGTAAGTATATGAAGTTCGTCAATGGATTGACGGAAGAACGCTTACGTGCGCAACGTGTCGAAATTGAAGCAGCACGTAAGAAACATCCCGAGATGACGATTTTATGTGGCGTCGAGATGGATATCTTGCCTGATGGATCGCTCGATTATGAAGATGATTTCTTAAAAGAGATGGATTACGTCATTGCTTCGATTCACTCGAAATTCGATCAGACGGAAGAAGAGATCATGCAACGGCTTGAGAATGCGTGTCGTAATCCTTACGTTTCTCTGATTGCCCATCCGACAGGACGGATCATCGGTAGACGAGAGGGTTATGCCGTCAACGTCGATCGCTTGATCGAACTGGCAGCCGAGACAGGAACAGCGCTTGAGATGAATGCAAACCCGGCACGATTCGATTTGACGGCGAGTTCCCTAGCAAAAGCAAAGGCTGCTGGTGTGAAAATTTTGATCAATACGGATACACACCGACCAGAAATGTTAGAAGATATGAAACTTGGAGTCCTCCATGCACGTAAAGCCTATTTGGAGGCGTCTGATGTCATCAATACGTGGGGTGCCGAAGAGGCACTTGCCTTCTTCGGTCGAAAACGTTTAGGAGTGGATTAA
- a CDS encoding CvpA family protein: MISLVILLLLALGVMTGVRRGVVLQAGHLLSLIISFIVALSFYEELATKFRLWVPYPSTLDDAGIDLTMFAIPSSARLDEVFYKAFWFVVLFFGTKIILAILLSMFDSLTNIPILKQVKGLLGGVFGFIEMYIFIFLLLFLAAFVPIQSIQDAIADSSLASFIIQHTPLLANWLMDQVGLIK, from the coding sequence ATGATTTCTCTCGTTATCTTATTACTTCTCGCCTTAGGCGTCATGACGGGTGTCCGACGGGGAGTCGTATTGCAGGCCGGGCATTTGCTCAGCCTGATCATTTCCTTCATCGTCGCCTTGTCGTTCTATGAGGAACTGGCGACGAAATTCCGTTTGTGGGTTCCATATCCGTCTACACTGGATGATGCGGGAATCGACTTGACGATGTTCGCAATTCCAAGTTCAGCACGACTTGATGAGGTATTCTACAAAGCCTTTTGGTTCGTCGTCCTGTTCTTCGGTACAAAGATCATCTTAGCAATTTTGTTGTCGATGTTTGATTCGTTGACGAACATTCCGATTTTAAAACAAGTCAAAGGATTATTAGGTGGTGTCTTCGGCTTCATCGAGATGTACATCTTCATTTTCTTACTCTTGTTCCTCGCAGCATTCGTTCCGATCCAGTCGATACAGGATGCGATCGCAGACTCGAGTTTGGCAAGTTTCATCATCCAACATACACCGCTCCTTGCGAATTGGCTGATGGATCAAGTTGGATTGATAAAATAA
- the zapA gene encoding cell division protein ZapA, with amino-acid sequence MADSEGLNRTTIHIAGNDYTIVGTESPEHVREVGLLVDTKIREIREQAPQLDVRQIAVLAALNIGSDYVKIKKNLGEL; translated from the coding sequence ATGGCTGATTCAGAAGGGTTGAACCGGACGACGATTCATATCGCAGGCAATGATTATACGATTGTCGGAACGGAGTCGCCAGAACACGTACGCGAAGTGGGTCTCCTCGTGGATACGAAAATTCGAGAAATCCGAGAACAAGCACCACAACTCGACGTTCGTCAAATCGCCGTCCTAGCGGCGCTTAATATTGGTAGTGATTACGTAAAAATAAAAAAGAATTTGGGTGAACTATAA
- the rnhC gene encoding ribonuclease HIII: MGTTVLRLSKEKQDLVIQEFKQGQTKSPPYARFAAKVPGCVITIYNSGKVMFQGTEAETIASRFGTATPTKSKEPLVSTLPAGFAEWSVAGSDEVGKGDFFGPLVVVASFVDRKQIALLQELGVRDSKHLNDTEIRRIARDLHAVIPYTYRILHNPEYNQMQRTMTQGKMTALMHNDVLERLLDQLETKPEAILIDQFAEKTVYYKHLSGVVNPVRENVYFSTKAEQLHVAVAASSIIARAIFLKEMDKLSETTGVVIPKGAGAKVDQVAASLILRYGADQLRDWTKAHFANTKKAQQLAAKRNRP, from the coding sequence GTGGGAACTACCGTTTTACGCTTATCTAAAGAAAAGCAAGACCTCGTCATACAAGAGTTTAAGCAAGGACAGACGAAGAGTCCACCGTATGCCCGCTTCGCCGCTAAAGTACCTGGATGTGTCATCACAATTTACAATTCTGGAAAAGTGATGTTTCAAGGAACCGAAGCTGAAACCATCGCTTCACGCTTTGGCACGGCTACACCAACTAAATCGAAGGAACCACTTGTATCCACGTTACCAGCTGGTTTTGCAGAATGGTCCGTCGCTGGAAGTGACGAAGTCGGAAAAGGCGATTTCTTCGGTCCACTCGTCGTCGTCGCTTCCTTCGTTGATCGAAAGCAGATTGCACTTCTTCAGGAACTCGGTGTTCGGGACTCCAAACATCTGAACGATACCGAGATTCGTCGGATTGCTCGCGATCTCCATGCGGTCATTCCGTACACATATCGTATCCTACACAATCCAGAATACAATCAGATGCAACGGACGATGACACAAGGAAAGATGACTGCCCTGATGCATAATGATGTACTCGAGCGACTTCTTGACCAACTGGAGACGAAACCAGAAGCGATATTGATTGATCAGTTCGCTGAAAAGACTGTTTACTACAAACATTTGTCTGGTGTCGTCAATCCTGTTCGAGAAAATGTCTACTTCTCGACCAAGGCGGAACAACTCCATGTCGCCGTCGCTGCTTCCTCGATCATCGCTCGCGCCATCTTTTTGAAGGAGATGGACAAATTGAGTGAAACAACAGGTGTCGTCATTCCCAAAGGTGCTGGTGCTAAAGTGGATCAAGTCGCTGCTTCACTGATCTTACGTTATGGAGCTGATCAACTTCGTGACTGGACGAAAGCCCATTTTGCGAATACGAAAAAGGCACAACAACTAGCTGCGAAACGAAACCGACCATGA